The following proteins are co-located in the Vibrio azureus genome:
- a CDS encoding proline--tRNA ligase produces MRTSNYLLSTLKETPNDAEVVSHQLMLRAGMIRKLASGLYTWLPTGLRVLRKVENIVRQEIDNAGAVETLMPVVQPFELWEETGRSEKMGPELLRFTDRHTRPFVLSPTAEEVITSLVRNEVSSYKQLPLNLYQIQTKFRDERRPRFGVMRAREFCMMDAYSFDIDKEGLEKSYQAMHDAYCKAFDRMGLEYRPVLADSGAIGGSGSQEFHVLAESGEDLIAFSTESDYAANIEKAEAAAPASERAEPTQEMTLVDTPNAKTIAELVEQFDMPIEKTVKTLFVKASDEVDADIIALIVRGDHELNEVKAENLPQVASPLEMASEEEMRALIGAGAGSLGPVSLELPFIVDRSVAAMSDFGAGANIDGKHYFGINWGRDVELGQVEDLRNVVEGDPSPCGQGTLMLKRGIEVGHIFQLGNVYSQAMNCGVLGPDGKNVILEMGCYGIGVSRVVASAIEQNHDKYGIIWPDALAPFQVAIVPMNMHKSEEVKEAAEKLYAELTAMGIEVLFDDRKERPGVMFSDMELIGIPHTIVIGDRSMKEGNFEYKNRRSGEKTAVAMADIVEHVKAQLQ; encoded by the coding sequence ATGCGTACCAGTAATTATCTTCTTTCTACTCTAAAGGAGACTCCAAACGACGCAGAAGTAGTAAGCCATCAGCTTATGCTTCGCGCGGGTATGATCCGTAAGCTGGCTTCAGGTCTTTATACCTGGCTGCCTACTGGTCTACGTGTGCTGCGTAAAGTCGAAAACATCGTTCGTCAAGAAATCGACAATGCAGGTGCAGTCGAAACTTTGATGCCCGTTGTTCAGCCGTTTGAACTATGGGAAGAGACAGGCCGTTCTGAGAAGATGGGTCCTGAGCTACTTCGCTTTACTGACCGTCATACTCGTCCGTTTGTTCTTAGCCCTACCGCTGAAGAAGTGATCACTAGCCTTGTTCGTAACGAAGTGAGCTCTTACAAACAGCTTCCGCTAAACCTGTACCAAATCCAAACTAAATTCCGTGATGAGCGTCGCCCACGTTTCGGCGTCATGCGTGCACGTGAATTCTGCATGATGGACGCATACAGTTTCGACATCGACAAAGAAGGTCTAGAGAAATCTTACCAAGCGATGCACGATGCTTACTGTAAAGCATTCGATCGCATGGGTCTTGAGTACCGTCCAGTACTTGCTGATTCTGGCGCTATCGGTGGTAGCGGCTCTCAAGAGTTCCACGTACTCGCTGAAAGCGGCGAAGACCTAATCGCATTCTCTACTGAGTCTGATTATGCAGCGAACATCGAAAAAGCAGAAGCGGCAGCGCCTGCAAGTGAGCGTGCTGAACCTACTCAAGAAATGACGCTAGTTGATACGCCAAACGCGAAAACAATCGCTGAGCTTGTTGAACAGTTCGACATGCCTATCGAGAAAACCGTTAAAACACTTTTCGTTAAAGCATCTGATGAAGTAGACGCGGACATCATCGCTCTTATCGTTCGTGGTGACCACGAACTAAACGAAGTGAAAGCAGAAAACCTACCTCAAGTTGCTTCTCCACTAGAGATGGCATCTGAAGAGGAAATGCGCGCACTTATCGGTGCTGGCGCTGGTTCTCTAGGCCCTGTTAGTCTTGAACTGCCATTCATCGTTGACCGCTCTGTTGCAGCAATGAGTGACTTCGGCGCAGGCGCAAACATCGACGGTAAACACTACTTCGGTATCAACTGGGGTCGTGACGTTGAGCTAGGCCAAGTTGAAGACCTACGTAACGTAGTAGAAGGCGATCCAAGCCCTTGTGGTCAAGGTACGCTAATGCTTAAACGTGGCATCGAAGTTGGTCACATCTTCCAACTAGGTAATGTTTATTCTCAAGCAATGAACTGTGGTGTGCTTGGTCCTGACGGTAAGAACGTCATCCTAGAGATGGGTTGTTACGGTATCGGTGTATCACGTGTTGTTGCTTCTGCCATCGAGCAGAACCACGACAAATACGGCATCATCTGGCCTGACGCACTAGCACCTTTCCAAGTGGCTATCGTTCCTATGAACATGCACAAGTCAGAAGAAGTGAAAGAAGCAGCTGAGAAGCTGTACGCTGAACTGACAGCTATGGGTATCGAAGTACTATTCGATGACCGTAAAGAGCGCCCAGGCGTAATGTTCTCTGATATGGAACTTATCGGTATTCCTCACACTATCGTGATCGGTGATCGTTCAATGAAAGAAGGTAACTTCGAGTACAAGAACCGCCGCTCTGGTGAGAAGACAGCCGTTGCAATGGCAGACATCGTTGAGCACGTTAAGGCTCAACTTCAGTAA
- a CDS encoding sodium-dependent transporter, with product MTQQTSSQPREHFGSRLGFILAAAGAAVGLGNIWGFPTQAASNGGGAFLLVYLILILIVAFPMLVVEMAIGRHGQANPVDSMHSLTNNAAGKKLGGLVGWIGLSVPSAVLAFYSIVGGWLICFMLGAITDLMGMEAATQWLKGFSVERNVFGTISFYVLTILIVQGGVKQGIEKWSTRLMPALFVLFALLFAYIMTQSGAMEGLKHYLVPDFEKIWDRKLILAAMGQGFFSLTIGGCSMLIYGSYLSKKENLPKMAMNVTMVDTAVAFIAGLVVMPAMFVAMQKGVQIYAEDGSLLSSDTLVFTVLPLMFDSLGVLGQIFSIVFFLLLTIAALTSSISMLECPVALVGERFNTKRSTTSWVLGGLIALFSVVIVFNFGTLFGMVATIATQYLQPIAALLFCLFGGWVWNRHSKIKELEQGCPEFTQGWFGKVWPVYVKFVCPILVATVIWASFG from the coding sequence AACTTCTTCTCAACCTCGTGAGCATTTTGGCTCGCGTCTTGGATTTATTTTAGCAGCAGCAGGCGCCGCAGTTGGTTTGGGCAATATTTGGGGCTTTCCTACCCAAGCCGCAAGTAATGGTGGTGGTGCCTTCTTATTGGTTTACTTAATATTAATCCTTATTGTTGCTTTTCCAATGCTGGTGGTTGAAATGGCCATTGGTCGCCATGGTCAAGCTAACCCAGTCGACAGTATGCATTCTCTGACGAACAATGCTGCGGGTAAAAAGCTTGGTGGTCTCGTTGGCTGGATAGGCTTAAGTGTACCGAGTGCAGTACTAGCCTTCTACTCGATAGTTGGTGGTTGGCTAATTTGCTTTATGTTGGGTGCCATTACTGATCTTATGGGGATGGAAGCGGCCACACAGTGGTTAAAAGGTTTCAGTGTTGAACGTAATGTATTTGGCACAATAAGCTTTTATGTCCTGACTATTTTGATTGTTCAAGGTGGGGTGAAGCAAGGAATAGAGAAGTGGTCCACACGTCTAATGCCTGCTCTTTTTGTACTGTTTGCTCTGTTGTTTGCTTATATCATGACGCAAAGCGGTGCCATGGAAGGTTTGAAGCATTACCTAGTGCCTGATTTCGAAAAAATATGGGATCGTAAGCTTATCCTAGCCGCTATGGGGCAAGGTTTCTTCTCTCTGACCATCGGTGGCTGTTCGATGCTTATCTATGGCTCTTACCTGAGTAAGAAAGAGAACCTGCCGAAGATGGCGATGAACGTAACAATGGTTGATACTGCCGTTGCCTTTATTGCTGGTCTAGTGGTGATGCCAGCGATGTTCGTTGCAATGCAAAAAGGTGTTCAAATCTATGCAGAAGATGGCTCACTATTAAGTTCAGACACCTTGGTATTTACCGTTCTACCACTGATGTTTGATAGCCTAGGTGTGCTTGGGCAAATCTTTTCCATTGTGTTCTTCTTACTATTGACGATTGCGGCCCTAACATCTTCAATCTCGATGCTTGAATGTCCGGTGGCGCTAGTTGGTGAACGATTCAATACCAAGCGAAGCACAACAAGCTGGGTATTGGGTGGCTTAATTGCGTTATTCAGTGTCGTTATTGTCTTTAACTTTGGGACTCTGTTTGGCATGGTTGCCACTATCGCAACCCAGTACCTGCAACCTATAGCTGCGTTACTGTTCTGCTTATTTGGCGGCTGGGTATGGAATCGTCATTCGAAAATAAAAGAGCTTGAACAAGGTTGTCCTGAGTTTACTCAAGGATGGTTTGGGAAAGTCTGGCCAGTATATGTAAAGTTTGTTTGTCCGATTCTGGTCGCGACAGTCATTTGGGCTTCGTTCGGCTAA
- a CDS encoding DUF4250 domain-containing protein, whose translation MNLANFESMDPIMLMSIVNMKLRDDFGGDLDKLAAFFDLERTALEAKLATAGFDFLPEAGQFR comes from the coding sequence ATGAATCTGGCTAACTTTGAATCTATGGACCCCATCATGCTGATGAGCATCGTTAATATGAAATTACGCGATGACTTCGGTGGTGATCTGGATAAATTAGCTGCATTTTTTGATCTTGAACGTACTGCTCTTGAAGCAAAACTGGCAACAGCAGGGTTCGACTTTTTACCTGAGGCAGGCCAGTTCCGTTAA
- the tsaA gene encoding tRNA (N6-threonylcarbamoyladenosine(37)-N6)-methyltransferase TrmO → MYAVEPIGWVESPYKEKFAVPRQPRLVTAARSRVKLIGRANCPEAVRGLEQFSHVWLLFLFDQNLDAGWKPTVRPPRLGGNERIGVFASRSTFRPNGIGMSAVEVRGISKKGDQIYLDLGSVDLVDGTPIIDIKPYIPYSDAVEAAAGGYAEEEPQKTQVTFSLSAQTRLEQRQDAEYVTAVIEQVLAQDPRPAYKKMTRDDKEYAVNLFDLNVKFIVRDNLITVTAIESF, encoded by the coding sequence ATGTACGCAGTAGAGCCAATAGGATGGGTTGAGAGCCCTTATAAAGAAAAGTTTGCCGTTCCTCGCCAACCTCGATTGGTGACGGCTGCACGCTCGCGTGTCAAACTCATTGGCAGAGCAAATTGTCCAGAAGCCGTACGTGGTTTGGAACAGTTTTCTCATGTATGGCTGTTGTTTTTGTTCGATCAAAATTTAGATGCTGGGTGGAAACCGACAGTGCGCCCTCCAAGATTGGGGGGCAATGAACGCATCGGGGTCTTTGCTTCTCGCTCAACCTTCAGGCCCAATGGCATTGGTATGTCTGCTGTAGAAGTCAGGGGCATCAGCAAAAAAGGCGATCAGATTTATCTTGATCTTGGGAGTGTCGATTTGGTTGACGGAACACCTATCATCGATATTAAACCTTATATCCCTTACTCAGATGCTGTTGAAGCGGCTGCGGGAGGCTATGCGGAAGAAGAACCACAAAAGACACAAGTTACTTTTTCATTATCGGCACAAACGAGGCTTGAACAACGCCAAGATGCTGAATATGTCACGGCTGTCATTGAGCAAGTTCTGGCACAAGACCCACGCCCAGCTTATAAAAAAATGACGCGTGATGACAAAGAATATGCAGTAAATTTGTTCGATCTCAACGTTAAGTTCATTGTGAGAGATAACTTAATAACAGTAACTGCAATCGAAAGCTTTTGA
- a CDS encoding YaiI/YqxD family protein: MKLWVDADACPKVIRETIVRAAERTGVECTFVANHLIPIPKRANIHSLQVPAGFDIADNEIVRRVEANDLVITSDIPLADEVIAKGALALSSRGELYTKDTIKARLNIRDFMDTMRASGIQTGGPAALSQTERREFANHLDRLLAKR; encoded by the coding sequence ATGAAATTATGGGTAGACGCTGATGCGTGTCCTAAAGTCATCCGTGAAACCATTGTCCGTGCTGCAGAACGGACTGGGGTAGAGTGTACCTTTGTCGCCAACCATCTCATCCCTATTCCCAAGCGCGCAAATATTCACTCTCTTCAGGTTCCTGCTGGCTTTGATATTGCCGACAATGAGATTGTAAGACGAGTTGAAGCCAATGACTTAGTCATCACTTCAGACATTCCTTTGGCCGATGAAGTGATCGCCAAAGGCGCATTGGCTTTAAGCTCTCGCGGTGAGCTGTACACTAAAGACACCATAAAAGCTCGGCTCAATATTCGTGATTTTATGGATACGATGCGAGCGAGTGGTATTCAAACTGGCGGCCCTGCAGCCCTATCTCAAACGGAACGACGTGAGTTCGCCAATCACTTAGATCGTCTTTTAGCCAAACGTTAG
- a CDS encoding YaeP family protein, whose product MQVYGCCDLVRELYAQIGSGDQAYIPHAISCAVKALNDVAADESLSRDVREKAAFAAANLLISDFEDK is encoded by the coding sequence ATGCAAGTATACGGCTGTTGTGATTTGGTTCGTGAGCTCTACGCTCAAATCGGTAGTGGTGATCAAGCTTACATTCCCCACGCAATTTCATGTGCAGTGAAAGCACTGAACGACGTTGCGGCTGACGAGTCTCTCTCTAGAGACGTAAGAGAAAAGGCGGCCTTTGCTGCGGCAAACCTCCTGATCTCTGATTTCGAGGATAAATGA
- a CDS encoding AbgT family transporter: MGSSASINKQPAPKKSLFTRFLDAVEYLGNLLPHPITLFAIFCLAIIVMSGIAGFFGVSVVDPRPEGAPGRAANGMIEVVSLLNAQGLELIVTNLVKNFVGFAPLGTVLVAMLGVAIAEYSGLLSAAMRGLVMGASQRMVTVTVVFAGIMSNTASELGYVVLIPLAAMLFHSLGRHPLAGLAAAFAGVSGGYSANLLIGTVDPLLSGITQTAAQMIDPTYTVGPEVNWYFMFVSTFFIAITGAFVTEKIVEPKLGKYNEEDASEDLSKDKLGGLTAQEKKGLKAAGLAVLVVSALIAWTIVPADGVLRSATGTVSGSPFLKSIVAFIFVFFAIPGFVYGRVVGTMKNDRDVINAMSKSMSSMGMYIVLVFFAAQFVAFFKWTNFGQVFAVAGADFLQTIGLTGPALFFAFILMCGFINLMIGSASAQWAVTAPIFVPMLMLVGYAPETIQAAYRIGDSTTNIITPMMSYFGLILAVATRYVKNLGIGTLIATMLPYSICFIIGWSVLFYLWVFVFGLPVGPEAATYYPAR, encoded by the coding sequence ATGGGATCATCTGCTTCAATTAATAAACAACCTGCTCCGAAGAAGTCGCTATTTACACGCTTCCTTGATGCGGTTGAGTATTTGGGTAACCTTTTACCTCACCCAATCACACTTTTTGCGATTTTCTGTTTAGCGATTATTGTCATGTCTGGCATCGCTGGTTTTTTTGGGGTCTCCGTGGTGGATCCTCGTCCTGAAGGAGCGCCGGGTCGAGCCGCTAATGGCATGATTGAAGTTGTCAGCCTTTTAAATGCACAAGGCTTGGAACTTATCGTAACCAATCTTGTGAAAAACTTTGTCGGTTTTGCTCCGTTAGGGACCGTATTGGTTGCGATGCTTGGTGTGGCCATTGCTGAATACTCAGGCTTACTTTCGGCTGCGATGCGTGGGTTAGTGATGGGCGCTTCACAGCGCATGGTAACAGTAACGGTCGTTTTTGCCGGTATCATGTCTAATACAGCATCGGAATTGGGCTATGTGGTGCTGATTCCATTAGCTGCCATGCTATTCCATTCCTTGGGGCGTCATCCACTTGCAGGCTTAGCCGCCGCATTTGCTGGTGTGTCTGGTGGTTACTCAGCAAACTTACTGATTGGTACGGTTGACCCATTGCTATCAGGTATCACTCAGACCGCAGCACAAATGATTGACCCGACTTATACCGTTGGCCCAGAAGTGAACTGGTACTTCATGTTTGTTTCTACTTTCTTCATTGCGATTACGGGTGCTTTTGTTACGGAGAAGATCGTTGAGCCCAAATTAGGCAAATACAATGAAGAGGATGCGTCTGAAGATCTTTCAAAAGACAAGCTAGGTGGTCTTACCGCTCAAGAGAAAAAAGGTCTGAAAGCGGCAGGCCTTGCTGTTTTGGTTGTTTCAGCTTTAATTGCTTGGACCATTGTTCCTGCTGATGGTGTGCTGCGTTCGGCTACGGGTACGGTTTCAGGATCACCATTTCTGAAAAGTATAGTGGCGTTTATCTTTGTGTTCTTTGCTATACCTGGCTTCGTCTACGGTCGCGTTGTGGGCACGATGAAAAATGACCGTGATGTCATTAATGCCATGTCTAAATCCATGTCTTCAATGGGGATGTATATTGTTCTAGTCTTCTTTGCTGCTCAGTTTGTTGCTTTCTTTAAGTGGACCAACTTCGGTCAAGTATTTGCGGTAGCAGGGGCTGATTTCTTACAAACGATTGGTTTAACCGGACCTGCGCTGTTTTTTGCCTTCATATTGATGTGTGGTTTTATTAACTTAATGATCGGTTCTGCCTCTGCACAGTGGGCAGTAACGGCTCCGATTTTTGTGCCAATGCTGATGCTTGTTGGTTATGCACCAGAGACGATTCAAGCGGCATACCGTATCGGCGACTCTACGACCAACATTATCACACCGATGATGAGCTATTTTGGTCTGATTCTCGCTGTTGCAACTCGTTATGTGAAAAACTTAGGAATAGGAACGCTGATTGCGACAATGCTTCCTTACTCTATCTGTTTCATTATTGGTTGGAGTGTGCTGTTTTATCTTTGGGTGTTTGTATTTGGTCTACCTGTTGGCCCAGAAGCGGCAACCTATTATCCTGCGAGATAA